From the genome of Desulfatibacillum aliphaticivorans DSM 15576, one region includes:
- a CDS encoding FG-GAP repeat domain-containing protein produces the protein MKRENADSPKETASALAKIGASVLFADKASGFALAFANTGKGVERKFHKFTTRSPITSTNNLSRAARRELQAAGILAAQGSRASAKRLIARGALAAAFSGALLFGAGEAMAEDFGFTYYGGSNPLADVTAWQAAPAFVDIDNDGDMDCFIGDEDGYIEYWNNKGSAESPEFIQITGEGNPFSNTCVNDWAAPAFVDIDGDGDMDAFVGHFTMLHQAWDGGSGADSIISFFENTGTPSNPVFDGGVISNSRKTASLGYNPLILTGTYEAVPAFVDIDGDGDMDAFVGDYHGNVWSFENTTINGGEWPDKKGPFTGTIEFQNHGLLSAYLTDQTYGYIDAHGDAFGGSAAPAFVDADGDGDYDLFVGNKYGTIQYYENTGSKTSFSFTERTMDDNPLRMSRGALCNPAFVDIDADGKKDLFTGGVYWLFDMFRKSGDTSYAVDFTRNTMVRFYKNVGTTKAPDWRSRGDNPFNLGPDYKTPAFALGDVDGDGDADAVVARNGMYMVTEGANKLVLYGGGQIKYYENTGSLEDPEFAFHSWDDAAWGAEGHWYMPAPAIADLNGDGFGEVYLGCTQDYVYSPSGPISGTGAFDALRYVTETRLFDYCEMNPLAELGDLPPFPQAAFVDIDGDGDLDLFVAGGAYYSKYDNPAVSFFRNEGTPISPSFTVITNSNPLSGVLTSYLPFLNFADVDGDGDMDAVLSDRYGWFVGARKDEAPNWGPRYFANTGSATEPEFVEQFNDANPFNAFKKKTVPGAVVLADLDNDQDPDAIMGDYYGKLYYYRNVATVEEALEIVKHNDDWLCFVEGARHENSLWESMADSCRRGAQKVRAFLAPSRY, from the coding sequence ATGAAAAGAGAGAACGCGGACAGTCCAAAGGAAACAGCGAGCGCCCTGGCGAAAATCGGCGCGTCGGTGCTGTTTGCCGATAAGGCTTCGGGCTTTGCTTTGGCCTTTGCCAACACGGGCAAGGGAGTGGAAAGGAAATTCCACAAGTTTACAACCCGGAGCCCCATAACCTCCACGAACAATCTCAGCCGCGCCGCCCGCAGGGAATTGCAGGCGGCGGGGATTCTCGCCGCCCAGGGTTCCCGAGCATCTGCCAAAAGGCTGATCGCCCGGGGCGCATTGGCGGCGGCGTTTTCCGGCGCATTGCTGTTTGGCGCTGGCGAGGCCATGGCCGAGGATTTCGGGTTTACTTATTACGGTGGATCCAATCCTCTTGCGGATGTGACGGCATGGCAGGCCGCGCCGGCTTTTGTCGACATTGACAATGACGGCGACATGGATTGCTTTATCGGAGATGAAGACGGGTATATTGAATATTGGAACAACAAAGGATCCGCCGAATCCCCTGAGTTCATCCAGATAACCGGAGAAGGCAACCCGTTTAGCAATACCTGCGTCAATGATTGGGCGGCGCCCGCCTTTGTGGACATAGACGGCGACGGCGACATGGACGCGTTCGTCGGCCATTTTACGATGTTGCATCAGGCGTGGGACGGCGGTTCCGGGGCCGACTCCATTATATCCTTTTTCGAAAACACGGGCACGCCGTCCAATCCTGTATTTGACGGCGGGGTTATCAGCAACTCTCGCAAAACGGCGAGCCTGGGCTACAACCCCCTGATTCTTACAGGCACATACGAAGCCGTCCCCGCTTTTGTGGATATTGACGGCGACGGCGATATGGACGCCTTTGTAGGGGATTATCACGGCAACGTCTGGAGCTTTGAAAACACGACCATTAACGGCGGAGAATGGCCTGATAAAAAAGGGCCGTTTACCGGAACCATCGAATTTCAAAACCACGGCCTTCTCAGCGCCTACCTGACCGATCAGACATACGGATACATTGATGCGCACGGCGATGCGTTCGGAGGAAGCGCTGCGCCCGCCTTTGTGGATGCGGACGGCGACGGCGACTACGACCTCTTTGTGGGCAACAAATACGGGACCATCCAATATTACGAGAATACGGGCTCCAAAACGTCTTTTTCGTTCACGGAGCGCACCATGGACGACAACCCGCTGCGCATGAGCCGAGGCGCTCTTTGCAACCCAGCATTTGTGGATATCGATGCAGACGGTAAGAAGGACCTGTTCACCGGCGGCGTTTATTGGCTGTTCGATATGTTCAGAAAAAGCGGGGACACGTCTTACGCCGTGGACTTCACCCGCAACACCATGGTTCGCTTTTACAAAAATGTCGGCACAACCAAGGCGCCGGACTGGCGGTCCCGCGGGGACAACCCCTTTAACCTGGGGCCTGACTACAAGACCCCTGCATTTGCATTGGGAGATGTGGACGGCGACGGAGACGCAGACGCTGTTGTCGCCCGCAACGGCATGTATATGGTAACTGAGGGCGCTAATAAACTCGTCTTGTATGGGGGAGGACAAATCAAGTACTACGAAAACACGGGGTCTTTGGAAGATCCGGAATTCGCCTTCCATTCATGGGATGACGCCGCCTGGGGCGCCGAAGGGCATTGGTATATGCCAGCGCCCGCCATAGCCGACCTGAACGGAGACGGCTTTGGCGAAGTCTATCTGGGCTGCACGCAAGATTATGTATATAGTCCCTCCGGCCCAATAAGCGGGACAGGGGCCTTCGATGCTTTGCGATACGTCACGGAAACAAGGTTATTTGATTACTGTGAAATGAATCCCCTTGCAGAACTGGGGGACCTCCCGCCCTTCCCCCAGGCCGCTTTCGTGGATATTGACGGCGACGGCGACCTGGACCTTTTTGTTGCAGGCGGCGCCTATTATTCCAAATACGACAACCCGGCGGTCTCCTTCTTCCGCAACGAGGGCACGCCCATCAGTCCATCCTTTACGGTGATCACGAACTCCAACCCCCTGTCCGGCGTTTTGACCTCTTATCTGCCCTTCCTGAACTTTGCGGACGTGGACGGCGACGGAGATATGGACGCGGTGTTGAGCGACCGCTACGGCTGGTTTGTAGGCGCCAGAAAGGACGAGGCGCCAAACTGGGGGCCCCGGTATTTTGCCAATACGGGATCGGCCACGGAGCCTGAATTTGTAGAACAGTTCAACGACGCCAATCCCTTTAACGCGTTCAAGAAAAAAACCGTTCCCGGCGCCGTGGTCCTTGCCGACCTGGACAACGACCAGGACCCGGACGCCATAATGGGAGATTATTACGGAAAGCTGTACTATTATCGGAATGTCGCAACCGTGGAGGAAGCCCTGGAGATCGTCAAGCATAACGACGACTGGCTGTGCTTCGTGGAAGGCGCCCGGCACGAGAATTCCTTGTGGGAGAGCATGGCTGATTCCTGCAGGCGGGGCGCCCAGAAGGTCAGGGCGTTTTTGGCGCCGTCCAGATACTAA
- a CDS encoding FG-GAP repeat domain-containing protein, giving the protein MKQGKKIQAIDSKHVAKALEEVGSTALFASRKFGCALAFTNTGFGLERKVHQFTTAQPITRKGGLSRSACRELAAAGVLTPAGSSSSANRLIARGALAAAFSGALILGGGVGDALADSLGLNYYGGTNPLAEASEGYSKPAFVDIDKDGDLDCFVGDYQGYVNFWENQGAKTQPNFVFVKPKSNPLSGTENYFRYTTPSFVDIDGDGDMDCFVGTWEGDYYQTWETKSSDYMSSISFFENKGTPQAPVFDISNIVVSGTTKAIDHNPLVVGDLWDAAPTFVDIDGDGDMDCMVGGYYGYVAFFENITGEVEPQKGPVTATIEFACQGYLQDSESNTIYAGYNAAPAFSDVDGDGDMDLLLGSAYGPLAFFENTGDKYGYSFEERTQDENPFRVDPGVASAPVFADINGDGLDDLFTGSSGYASYYASMVLSSPKAPYFADMDPLEEMLSNNSIRYYQNTGTKTAPDYRSRGDNPFNLGPMESMSIPALGDVDGDGDLDAVIGGLHVYGGPSKGEQTNPPMGRGIINYYENIGDKDAPLFAIHTVDDDPFALSKIGFLPSPAIADMNGDGINEVYVGYTDYNIIMEPPVEETKGLMPSTSGVESFVYNGETRMFDELIEHPLEDLEYVPVYPSPAFVDIDGDGDLDVFLSGIVDEYSGGVAFYRNDGTAVTPTLNLITDTVLFDPMASIIQYTISPISGSDFITETAVVSGAVGSFIPTLSFADFDGDGDQDAVMGDRLPWFRKMMYFIGEGGSRKGGELPDAHDVIWQDARYFKNVGTKTSPAFEEQAGSANPFAIATEKTIPGAVVMADLDNDNDMDAVVGDSAGKLTYLRNVRTVDEAAAIFKSDDDLCFVQTAGSESPSVWRKIREFFAPSKY; this is encoded by the coding sequence ATGAAACAAGGGAAAAAGATCCAAGCAATTGATTCGAAACATGTTGCAAAAGCGCTGGAGGAGGTCGGCTCCACCGCGCTGTTCGCCAGCAGGAAATTTGGCTGCGCGCTGGCCTTTACCAATACCGGTTTTGGTTTGGAAAGAAAGGTCCACCAATTCACAACCGCTCAACCCATCACCCGAAAAGGCGGCCTCAGCCGGTCCGCATGCAGGGAACTGGCGGCGGCGGGCGTCCTTACCCCCGCAGGTTCAAGCTCTTCCGCCAACAGGCTGATCGCCCGGGGCGCATTGGCTGCGGCTTTTTCCGGCGCTCTGATTTTGGGCGGCGGCGTGGGCGACGCCCTGGCGGACAGCCTTGGCTTGAATTATTACGGCGGAACCAACCCCCTGGCCGAAGCATCGGAAGGATATTCAAAACCGGCCTTTGTGGACATTGATAAAGACGGCGATCTGGACTGCTTCGTCGGCGACTATCAGGGCTACGTCAACTTCTGGGAAAATCAGGGCGCCAAAACCCAGCCGAACTTCGTCTTCGTTAAGCCGAAAAGCAACCCGTTAAGCGGCACAGAAAACTATTTCCGGTATACCACGCCCTCTTTTGTGGATATTGACGGCGACGGAGATATGGATTGCTTTGTCGGAACGTGGGAAGGGGATTACTACCAGACCTGGGAAACCAAGAGTTCGGACTACATGTCCTCCATCAGCTTTTTCGAAAACAAGGGCACGCCCCAGGCCCCTGTTTTCGACATAAGCAACATAGTGGTTTCCGGAACGACCAAAGCCATTGATCACAACCCCCTTGTTGTGGGCGACCTCTGGGACGCCGCCCCGACCTTTGTGGATATTGACGGCGACGGCGACATGGACTGCATGGTCGGCGGGTATTACGGATATGTCGCTTTTTTTGAAAACATAACCGGCGAAGTGGAGCCCCAAAAAGGCCCGGTAACCGCCACCATCGAATTTGCCTGCCAGGGCTATTTGCAGGACTCCGAGTCCAACACGATTTACGCCGGTTATAACGCGGCGCCTGCTTTCTCCGACGTGGACGGCGACGGCGACATGGACCTGCTCCTGGGAAGCGCGTATGGGCCCTTGGCCTTCTTCGAGAATACCGGCGACAAGTACGGATATTCGTTCGAGGAGCGTACCCAGGACGAAAATCCTTTCAGAGTCGACCCGGGAGTAGCTTCGGCGCCGGTTTTCGCGGACATCAACGGCGACGGACTGGACGACCTGTTTACAGGGAGCAGCGGATATGCTTCCTATTACGCCTCAATGGTCTTGTCGTCTCCTAAGGCGCCCTATTTTGCCGACATGGACCCCCTGGAGGAAATGCTCTCCAACAACTCCATCCGGTACTACCAGAACACGGGAACTAAAACGGCGCCGGACTACCGCTCCCGGGGCGACAATCCCTTTAATTTGGGTCCCATGGAGAGCATGTCCATCCCGGCTTTGGGGGACGTGGACGGGGACGGCGACCTGGACGCCGTTATAGGCGGTCTCCATGTCTACGGAGGCCCGAGTAAAGGTGAGCAAACAAATCCGCCCATGGGCCGGGGGATTATCAACTATTATGAAAATATAGGCGATAAGGACGCTCCTCTGTTCGCCATCCATACCGTGGACGATGATCCCTTCGCATTGAGCAAAATTGGCTTCCTTCCATCTCCGGCCATTGCGGACATGAACGGAGACGGAATCAATGAGGTATACGTCGGATACACGGACTATAACATCATCATGGAGCCGCCCGTTGAGGAAACCAAGGGGCTCATGCCCAGCACCAGCGGCGTCGAATCCTTTGTGTATAACGGCGAAACCCGGATGTTTGATGAACTGATTGAACATCCCCTGGAAGACCTGGAATATGTACCCGTCTACCCCAGCCCCGCCTTTGTGGACATTGACGGAGACGGCGACCTGGACGTTTTCCTGTCAGGCATTGTCGATGAATATTCAGGCGGCGTTGCATTTTACCGCAACGACGGCACCGCCGTCACGCCCACCTTGAATCTGATCACCGACACGGTGCTGTTCGATCCCATGGCCTCCATTATCCAGTACACCATTTCGCCTATTTCAGGATCCGATTTCATCACGGAGACGGCGGTGGTAAGCGGGGCTGTGGGCTCCTTTATCCCCACCTTGTCGTTCGCCGACTTTGACGGCGACGGGGATCAGGACGCCGTCATGGGGGACCGCTTGCCCTGGTTCAGAAAAATGATGTACTTTATCGGCGAAGGGGGATCGAGAAAAGGCGGGGAACTGCCCGACGCCCATGATGTGATCTGGCAGGACGCCCGTTACTTCAAAAACGTGGGAACCAAAACCTCCCCGGCTTTTGAAGAACAGGCGGGAAGCGCCAATCCCTTTGCCATCGCTACGGAAAAAACCATCCCCGGCGCCGTGGTCATGGCCGACCTGGACAATGACAATGACATGGACGCCGTGGTGGGCGATTCGGCCGGCAAGCTCACATATCTCAGGAATGTGAGAACCGTGGACGAAGCCGCTGCCATTTTCAAGAGCGACGACGACCTCTGTTTTGTGCAGACGGCCGGCTCAGAGTCCCCCTCCGTATGGCGGAAAATCAGGGAGTTTTTCGCTCCTTCCAAATACTAA
- a CDS encoding TIGR03032 family protein — translation MDPVAPQQRQNKPPVEITCSQGFLSWLNQEKISLAFTTYQSSRLFFLGLKENGALSAFERLFDHAMGLWATPDSLIMSSRYQLWRFENALAPGELYNEYDRLYVPRKAYTTGDLDIHDVVVDKNGDVIFVNTLYSCLSTVSDRYSFKPYWQPPFISQLAHEDRCHLNGLALVKGEAKYVTAVSRSDVVSGWRDRRNDGGVVVDIQTDEIVAQGLSMPHSPRYYRGKLWLCNSGKGYFGSINLKNGEFEPVAFCPGYMRGLAFCGDYAIVGLSKPRNKAFTGLDLDHELESRDAEPWCGFMVININTGEVAHWARIEGVVTELYDVQILPKVRRPMALGLKNKEIWHIITIDSGDLGKEKNVPHTWHVPVEDKTSNYKFESQTGIDPSEARKFEPFSYPRLSARWKSLPPAGKVNIVTASNAEGLVGACISEMRPDNFSAEIISLAVAAPYRNQGIAGKLVSEMEAVLRNLGLKAMDLTYRTNWDGATALELLAKKQGWAPSKPLRVLGKSTTKSIAGAEWLNMPFPNHICELFDWGDLTEDDRRDIQERIMKDPEFPRELSPFLEEKIIEPKISIGLRHKGQIAGWSIAHRVAPDTLQYSALYLSKELRGKDVAMPLMIEAARRRLAAKIPNALFMMDVRNEAVLKFFDKNFRPYIQDVSEARMVHKMLG, via the coding sequence ATGGATCCCGTCGCGCCCCAGCAGCGCCAGAACAAACCTCCCGTTGAAATCACTTGCTCCCAGGGTTTTCTTTCCTGGCTGAATCAGGAAAAAATCAGCCTGGCTTTTACGACGTACCAGAGCAGCCGCCTGTTCTTTCTGGGGCTGAAGGAAAACGGCGCCCTGTCGGCTTTTGAGCGTTTGTTCGACCATGCCATGGGTCTATGGGCCACGCCGGATAGTTTAATCATGAGCAGCCGGTATCAGTTATGGCGTTTTGAAAACGCCCTGGCGCCCGGCGAGTTGTACAATGAATACGACAGGCTTTATGTGCCGCGCAAGGCCTATACCACGGGCGACCTGGACATCCACGACGTGGTGGTGGACAAAAACGGGGACGTCATTTTTGTAAACACCCTGTACAGTTGCCTGTCCACGGTCAGCGATCGTTACAGCTTCAAGCCCTATTGGCAGCCTCCGTTCATTTCGCAACTGGCCCACGAGGACCGGTGCCACTTGAACGGCCTGGCCCTGGTTAAGGGAGAAGCCAAATACGTGACCGCGGTAAGCCGTTCGGACGTGGTTTCCGGCTGGCGGGACCGCCGGAACGACGGCGGCGTGGTGGTGGACATCCAGACCGACGAGATCGTGGCCCAGGGCTTATCCATGCCGCACTCGCCCCGGTATTACCGGGGCAAACTGTGGTTGTGCAATTCCGGCAAGGGGTATTTTGGCTCCATCAACCTGAAAAACGGCGAGTTCGAGCCCGTGGCTTTTTGCCCGGGATATATGCGCGGCCTGGCTTTTTGCGGAGATTACGCGATTGTAGGCCTTTCCAAGCCCCGGAACAAGGCGTTCACCGGCCTGGACCTGGATCATGAGCTGGAAAGCCGGGATGCGGAGCCCTGGTGCGGCTTTATGGTCATCAATATCAACACCGGAGAGGTGGCCCATTGGGCGCGGATAGAAGGCGTGGTCACGGAGCTTTACGACGTCCAGATTCTGCCCAAGGTTCGCAGGCCCATGGCTTTGGGCCTCAAAAACAAGGAGATTTGGCACATCATCACCATCGACTCGGGGGACCTGGGCAAAGAAAAGAATGTTCCCCACACATGGCATGTTCCGGTGGAGGACAAGACCTCCAATTACAAATTTGAGTCCCAAACAGGCATTGACCCGTCTGAGGCCCGGAAGTTTGAGCCTTTTTCCTATCCCAGGCTGTCCGCCAGGTGGAAAAGCCTGCCGCCGGCGGGCAAGGTGAACATTGTCACCGCCTCCAATGCCGAGGGCCTTGTGGGCGCGTGCATTTCGGAAATGCGGCCGGACAACTTTTCCGCGGAAATCATATCCCTGGCCGTGGCGGCGCCGTACAGGAACCAGGGCATAGCAGGCAAGTTGGTTTCGGAAATGGAAGCCGTGCTCCGGAACCTTGGCCTGAAAGCCATGGATCTGACCTACCGGACCAACTGGGACGGCGCCACGGCCCTGGAACTGCTGGCCAAAAAGCAAGGATGGGCGCCCTCCAAGCCGCTTAGGGTGTTGGGGAAAAGCACCACCAAGTCCATTGCAGGGGCGGAATGGTTGAACATGCCGTTTCCCAATCATATATGCGAATTGTTTGACTGGGGCGATTTGACGGAGGACGACCGGCGCGACATCCAGGAGCGCATCATGAAGGATCCCGAGTTTCCGAGGGAATTGTCCCCTTTTCTGGAGGAGAAGATTATAGAGCCGAAAATCAGCATCGGCCTCCGCCATAAAGGTCAAATCGCAGGTTGGAGCATCGCCCACAGGGTGGCCCCTGATACGCTGCAGTACAGCGCCCTGTACCTAAGCAAGGAATTAAGGGGCAAGGACGTGGCCATGCCGCTGATGATTGAAGCGGCCAGGCGCAGGCTGGCGGCCAAGATTCCCAACGCCCTGTTTATGATGGACGTACGCAACGAAGCCGTGCTGAAATTTTTCGACAAAAATTTCCGGCCCTATATTCAAGATGTATCGGAAGCCCGGATGGTGCACAAGATGCTTGGTTAG
- a CDS encoding TIGR03084 family metal-binding protein has product MKDICKDLKAEYDALDAIVAGLDDKGLDQETPFFGWTIRDEISHIAFFDEAGRLSATDKEGFQKQMQWLLEGIKDFDDVHKKVHALGRGKTAQELMAWWREERTAELKALEALDPKDRLPWYGPDMSALSFATARLMETWAHGQDVVDALGAQREATDRLSHVAHIGFITFKWAYVNRQAPVPEKTVRVELKSPSGADWNFGDENTDQLVKGDALDFCLVVTQRRNVGDTGLEVVGDVAKEWMEIAQAFAGPPETPPALGQRK; this is encoded by the coding sequence ATGAAAGATATCTGTAAAGATTTGAAAGCGGAGTACGACGCCCTGGACGCCATTGTCGCCGGACTGGACGACAAGGGCTTGGACCAGGAAACCCCGTTTTTTGGGTGGACCATTCGGGACGAGATTTCGCACATTGCTTTTTTCGATGAGGCGGGCAGACTCTCCGCCACGGATAAGGAAGGATTTCAAAAGCAGATGCAGTGGCTTTTGGAGGGCATCAAGGATTTTGACGACGTGCACAAAAAGGTGCACGCTTTAGGACGCGGGAAAACCGCCCAGGAGCTTATGGCGTGGTGGCGGGAAGAGCGCACCGCGGAGCTTAAGGCCCTGGAGGCCCTGGACCCCAAGGATCGCCTGCCCTGGTACGGCCCGGACATGAGCGCCTTATCTTTCGCCACGGCCCGGCTCATGGAAACCTGGGCCCACGGACAGGACGTGGTGGACGCCCTTGGCGCACAGCGGGAGGCCACGGATCGCCTTTCCCACGTGGCCCATATCGGCTTTATCACCTTTAAATGGGCTTACGTGAATCGTCAGGCGCCCGTGCCCGAAAAAACCGTGCGCGTGGAATTGAAAAGTCCGTCCGGAGCAGACTGGAATTTCGGGGATGAAAACACGGACCAATTGGTCAAGGGCGACGCCCTGGACTTTTGCCTGGTGGTCACCCAGCGCAGGAACGTGGGCGACACGGGATTGGAAGTGGTCGGAGACGTCGCCAAGGAATGGATGGAAATCGCCCAGGCATTCGCCGGACCGCCTGAAACCCCGCCGGCCCTGGGACAGCGGAAATAG
- a CDS encoding FG-GAP repeat domain-containing protein — protein MQTGQKVNKTNPQKVAEALAQKGATVLFANKNLGCALAFTNTGRGVERKTHRFTTSHPITGKNALSRSACKELTAAGLLNPMGSESSAKRLIARGALAAAFSGAMLMSGGLNNAMAANDLGLKYYGGTNPLAKTLVYDAKPAFVDIDGDGDLDCFVGGGYGYIEFWKNNGTSESPNFSLIEGNANPLTGTEGLTYLASPAFVDIDGDGDMDCFVGHDQMLYQSFGVKNGGSSSYVSFFENTGSKTNPVFSMGNITDTRKTVGFNPLVFTQDDEASPTFADVDGDGDMDAFIGGEDGYIWSYENMTVDNSQTKTWLSDAIQFIARGPLYATSISKDQESFYIWAYGGCAVPFFTDIDGDGDLDLFVGNKYGAIQYFENTGDAQNMVLEWREMCQSVTRMAPGMYAAPAFADINGNGTYDLFVGASPLEYYIDDRKDEEGDDFPALSDLGSNIFLRYYQNVGSTTAPDLRSRGDNPFNLGPAALMPSVTFGDMDGDGDLDAIVGAGFNLYNKKAEVKYNPSYFAPKNMKYFENRGSATNPLFAQHSMYNNPWSVVWDEDWYMPAPTTADLNGDGVDEVYVGVSYDTYYNNVLKRTVTPTAEIEAFSYVTDTGQFDWLCENPLDDLEGIPIYPQAAFVDIDGDGDLDAFISGVSPEDGWDYYNADIMFYRNVGTAITPTYALVTDTNPLTGVPGVFMPYLSFSDWDGDGDSDAVLSDRFSFWSIIFYAMMQGTKEEVVTGTLEFDLGTRYFENTGTVTEAVFEEQTGDANPFSGFLDKTFPGATTIADLDADGDPDAVFGEIYGKFYYYRNVETVDEALAILKDDDDLCFVQTAGSESSSMWRKVKEFFAPSRY, from the coding sequence ATGCAGACTGGACAAAAGGTTAACAAAACAAACCCGCAAAAGGTGGCGGAGGCGCTGGCCCAAAAAGGCGCTACAGTGCTATTCGCCAACAAAAACCTGGGGTGCGCGCTGGCTTTCACCAACACCGGCCGCGGCGTGGAAAGAAAAACCCATAGGTTTACAACCTCTCACCCAATCACTGGCAAGAACGCTCTTAGCCGTTCGGCATGCAAGGAACTGACCGCCGCAGGGCTTCTGAATCCTATGGGATCCGAGTCTTCCGCCAAAAGGCTGATCGCCAGGGGCGCGCTTGCCGCAGCCTTTTCCGGCGCCATGCTCATGAGCGGCGGCCTGAACAACGCCATGGCGGCGAATGATCTGGGCTTAAAGTACTACGGCGGGACCAACCCCCTGGCCAAAACGCTGGTTTACGACGCCAAGCCGGCATTCGTTGACATTGACGGCGACGGCGACCTGGACTGCTTTGTGGGCGGAGGCTACGGCTACATTGAGTTCTGGAAGAATAACGGAACCTCCGAAAGCCCCAACTTCAGCCTGATCGAGGGGAACGCCAACCCTCTGACCGGTACGGAGGGTCTGACCTATCTGGCCTCTCCCGCCTTTGTGGACATTGACGGCGACGGCGACATGGACTGCTTTGTGGGCCATGACCAGATGTTGTATCAGTCTTTTGGCGTTAAGAACGGCGGCAGTTCCTCCTACGTCAGCTTTTTTGAAAACACGGGAAGCAAGACCAACCCGGTCTTTTCCATGGGCAATATAACGGACACCCGCAAGACCGTGGGCTTCAACCCGCTTGTTTTCACCCAGGATGACGAAGCCTCCCCCACCTTCGCCGACGTTGACGGCGACGGCGATATGGACGCTTTCATCGGCGGGGAAGATGGATACATCTGGTCTTATGAGAACATGACCGTTGACAACAGCCAGACCAAAACCTGGCTCAGCGACGCCATTCAGTTCATAGCCCGCGGCCCCCTGTACGCCACATCCATCAGCAAGGATCAGGAAAGTTTTTACATCTGGGCCTACGGCGGCTGCGCAGTCCCCTTCTTTACGGATATTGACGGCGACGGCGACCTGGATCTTTTTGTGGGCAATAAATACGGGGCGATCCAGTACTTTGAAAACACGGGCGACGCCCAGAACATGGTTCTGGAATGGCGTGAGATGTGCCAGAGTGTGACGAGAATGGCGCCCGGCATGTATGCGGCGCCGGCCTTTGCGGACATTAACGGCAATGGGACCTATGATTTGTTTGTGGGAGCCTCGCCTTTGGAGTATTATATAGATGACCGCAAGGATGAAGAGGGGGATGACTTTCCCGCCTTATCGGATTTAGGCTCCAACATTTTTCTGCGTTATTACCAGAACGTGGGCTCCACAACCGCGCCGGACCTGCGCTCCCGCGGAGACAACCCCTTCAACCTGGGCCCGGCCGCCCTTATGCCCAGCGTGACTTTTGGGGATATGGACGGTGACGGCGACCTGGACGCCATTGTGGGCGCCGGCTTCAACCTATACAACAAAAAGGCCGAAGTCAAATACAATCCGAGTTATTTCGCGCCCAAAAACATGAAGTATTTTGAAAACAGGGGCAGTGCGACGAACCCCTTGTTCGCCCAGCACTCCATGTACAACAATCCCTGGAGCGTGGTGTGGGACGAAGACTGGTACATGCCCGCTCCCACCACGGCTGACCTGAATGGAGACGGCGTTGATGAAGTTTATGTGGGCGTCAGCTATGACACTTATTACAACAATGTTTTAAAGAGAACAGTCACGCCCACGGCGGAAATTGAAGCCTTCTCCTACGTGACCGACACAGGGCAGTTCGATTGGCTTTGCGAAAACCCCCTGGATGACTTGGAAGGCATTCCTATTTACCCCCAGGCCGCTTTTGTGGACATTGACGGCGACGGCGACCTGGACGCCTTTATCTCCGGCGTTTCGCCCGAAGACGGCTGGGATTATTACAACGCGGATATCATGTTCTATCGCAATGTGGGAACGGCCATCACGCCCACTTATGCTCTGGTTACGGACACCAATCCCCTGACCGGCGTCCCGGGCGTTTTTATGCCTTATTTGTCCTTCTCCGACTGGGACGGCGACGGGGACAGCGATGCGGTGTTGAGCGACAGGTTCTCCTTCTGGTCCATAATATTTTACGCCATGATGCAGGGCACAAAAGAGGAAGTGGTCACCGGGACCCTGGAATTTGATTTGGGAACCCGTTACTTTGAAAACACGGGAACCGTTACGGAAGCCGTGTTTGAAGAGCAAACCGGAGACGCCAACCCCTTCTCGGGATTTTTGGACAAGACGTTCCCGGGCGCCACGACCATTGCAGACCTGGACGCCGACGGCGACCCGGACGCAGTCTTCGGAGAAATTTACGGTAAATTCTACTATTACCGGAATGTGGAAACCGTGGACGAGGCACTGGCTATATTAAAAGACGACGACGACCTCTGCTTTGTGCAGACGGCCGGCTCCGAGTCCTCCTCCATGTGGCGGAAGGTCAAGGAGTTTTTCGCGCCTTCCAGATACTAA